From a single Candidatus Saccharibacteria bacterium genomic region:
- a CDS encoding YtxH domain-containing protein has protein sequence MSENNKSNGAKVAVGAVLGVVGGFVAGLLFAPKSGKETRADIKQAAEKLIDKVQKEAEDIFAQAKKVESTLEEKAKAELVRLKHKAEEARDKVKAAASKAADKKDDAALQAALDDAHSAFSNLKAFVKNVAKKK, from the coding sequence ATGTCAGAGAATAACAAATCGAATGGTGCAAAGGTCGCTGTCGGTGCAGTTCTTGGGGTTGTAGGCGGATTTGTAGCCGGACTTTTGTTTGCTCCAAAAAGCGGCAAAGAAACTAGGGCAGATATTAAACAAGCTGCCGAAAAACTCATAGATAAAGTTCAGAAGGAAGCTGAAGATATTTTCGCTCAAGCAAAAAAAGTCGAGTCAACTTTGGAAGAAAAAGCTAAGGCCGAGCTTGTCAGGTTAAAACATAAAGCAGAAGAAGCGCGAGACAAAGTAAAGGCTGCTGCTTCTAAAGCTGCAGACAAAAAAGACGACGCCGCACTTCAAGCTGCGCTAGATGATGCACACAGCGCTTTTTCTAATCTAAAAGCTTTCGTCAAGAATGTTGCCAAGAAAAAATAA
- the dnaE gene encoding DNA polymerase III subunit alpha, translated as MSEGKKQKSIEVSASDYVHLHNHTHYSLLDGLQKIAPMVAAVKEFNMKAVAITDHGTLSGSIEFYKEAEAVGIKPIIGMETYIAARSHREKEAVKDKPNYHLTLLAMNNQGYQNLLQLSTIANLEGFYYRPRIDHNLLKKYNEGLIVLSGCIGGELGDFLRQDQYDQALERAKLYKQIFGDRYYIEIQDHGHPDHPSHWSEQAKVNTQLLQLAGELRIKTVVTCDAHYLRHEDQEAHEILLCVQTGSFLSDENRMSLKNFELHLTDPQEIVDRWAKTNPEVILNSREIADRCNVQIELGKILIPKFPVPKGENEKSYLDKLVYQGLAWRYGGVDRVKSKLLSVDQSIKKLSEDVRKRAKYELSVVQQMGFNGYFLIIADFINWGKDQGIVFGPGRGSAAGSIIAYALNITTLDPMKYDLLFERFLNPDRISMPDIDIDIQDTRRDEVIKYCVEKYGSDRVANIVTFGKMAARNAVRDVARVLQVPYAEADRIAKMIPPPVQGRHIPLIKSLEDNADLKNEYNASEISKKVFDLAVRIEGTIRSHGVHAAGVVIAPDEIVKFTPLEMAQKGVVTTQYSMGPIEELGLLKMDFLGLSNLTIIKNTLRIVKRVHGQDIDINSLPLDDSAAYELLQRGDTTGVFQFESAGMKKYLRELKPTQFDDIVAMGALYRPGPLSAGLTDSFIKRKNGLQKVTYDHPAMKPALESTFGVLVYQEQFMQISRDVCGFSGGEADTLRKAIGKKKRDVMAKMETRFIEGAIEHSGISRAMIEDFWKKLLGFADYCFNKSHSACYGMISYWTAYLKAHFPDAFMAALMTSDSDDTDRLSIEISECLHQGINVLTPDVNESFAEFAVVPGQKAIRFGMAAIKNVGHGAAEEIVRVRTEGGNYQSLEDFFARNNSRIINKKVLESLIKTGAFDRFGDRAHLLENIDNLIAFSAKKQKELDSGQTDLFGESGTIDEHQVARISLLPKSSVIEKRDQLQWERELLGLYLSEHPLQDFRSILGEKTIPINELKPEMHDQKATVGGTILEVKTVTTKTGSQMAFLKLADEYKDIEVIIFPKVYELTPSIIKIDNVLIIEGKVDAKSRDGSMGDEVKIMANKLREVTHEQAVSYKPTGKPPKKPASSKSSLKTENSKPKRLFIRCADSSNLGLLEGLKQTLDDYSGETDVVLVTGPADHKKAIKIPYKINVNEQSMRAVAELFGAENVKLH; from the coding sequence ATGAGCGAGGGTAAAAAACAGAAATCTATAGAAGTGAGTGCTAGTGACTATGTTCATTTGCATAACCACACTCACTATTCTCTTTTAGATGGTCTCCAGAAAATCGCACCAATGGTAGCGGCAGTTAAAGAATTTAATATGAAGGCTGTGGCCATTACAGACCATGGCACTTTAAGTGGTAGCATTGAGTTTTATAAGGAGGCCGAAGCTGTCGGTATTAAGCCGATTATCGGCATGGAGACTTACATAGCCGCCAGAAGTCACCGAGAAAAGGAAGCGGTAAAGGATAAGCCAAACTACCATCTTACACTTTTAGCTATGAACAATCAGGGTTATCAAAATTTACTTCAGCTTTCTACAATAGCTAACCTCGAAGGTTTTTACTACAGGCCGAGAATCGATCACAATTTACTTAAAAAGTATAATGAAGGTTTAATCGTACTTTCTGGTTGTATCGGAGGAGAGCTAGGGGATTTCTTGCGCCAAGATCAGTACGATCAGGCCCTAGAACGAGCTAAACTGTATAAGCAAATTTTTGGTGATCGTTACTACATTGAAATCCAAGATCATGGACATCCAGATCATCCCTCTCATTGGAGTGAGCAGGCTAAAGTTAATACCCAGTTGCTTCAGTTGGCAGGTGAGTTAAGGATTAAGACGGTCGTTACTTGCGACGCTCATTATTTACGTCATGAAGACCAAGAGGCGCATGAGATCCTATTGTGTGTTCAGACAGGCTCCTTTTTAAGCGACGAAAACAGGATGAGTCTAAAGAATTTTGAACTTCATCTTACTGACCCTCAAGAGATTGTCGACCGATGGGCAAAAACTAACCCAGAAGTGATACTAAATTCTAGAGAAATTGCAGACCGCTGCAACGTTCAAATTGAGCTTGGCAAGATTCTAATTCCAAAATTCCCAGTACCCAAAGGAGAAAACGAAAAATCATATCTTGATAAGTTGGTTTATCAGGGTTTAGCGTGGCGTTATGGCGGGGTTGATCGAGTGAAATCAAAGCTGCTATCAGTAGACCAATCGATCAAAAAACTATCAGAAGATGTTAGGAAACGAGCTAAATATGAACTTTCAGTTGTTCAACAAATGGGATTTAATGGTTATTTTTTGATTATTGCCGACTTTATTAACTGGGGCAAGGACCAAGGGATTGTTTTTGGTCCTGGAAGGGGAAGTGCTGCAGGTTCGATAATTGCTTATGCCCTAAATATTACTACGCTTGACCCAATGAAATACGATCTGCTTTTCGAGCGTTTTCTCAACCCTGATCGAATATCAATGCCAGATATTGATATAGATATCCAGGATACAAGAAGAGACGAAGTCATAAAGTATTGTGTTGAAAAATATGGTTCTGATAGAGTAGCCAACATCGTAACTTTTGGTAAAATGGCCGCTCGCAACGCCGTACGCGACGTTGCCAGAGTTTTACAAGTACCTTACGCAGAGGCTGATCGGATAGCCAAGATGATACCACCACCTGTTCAGGGTCGCCATATCCCATTGATTAAATCATTAGAAGATAACGCAGACCTTAAAAACGAATACAATGCCAGCGAGATTAGCAAAAAAGTCTTTGATCTAGCAGTTCGGATCGAGGGGACTATCAGAAGTCACGGTGTCCATGCGGCCGGTGTGGTGATAGCACCTGATGAAATTGTAAAATTTACACCACTCGAGATGGCTCAAAAAGGCGTTGTTACTACCCAGTATTCCATGGGGCCTATTGAAGAGCTCGGACTTCTAAAAATGGATTTTTTGGGGCTTTCTAATCTCACCATTATTAAGAATACTTTGCGCATAGTTAAACGTGTCCATGGCCAGGATATAGACATTAATAGTTTACCGCTTGATGACAGTGCCGCCTACGAGCTTTTGCAACGTGGTGATACAACTGGGGTTTTTCAGTTTGAATCGGCCGGAATGAAAAAATACTTACGCGAACTTAAGCCAACACAGTTCGACGATATTGTGGCCATGGGTGCCCTGTATCGTCCTGGGCCTCTAAGTGCGGGCCTAACTGATAGCTTTATCAAGCGTAAAAACGGCCTGCAAAAAGTGACATACGATCATCCTGCGATGAAACCAGCACTTGAAAGCACCTTTGGCGTGCTTGTCTATCAGGAGCAATTTATGCAAATAAGCCGCGATGTATGTGGTTTTAGTGGGGGTGAGGCCGATACGCTCAGAAAGGCAATCGGTAAGAAAAAGCGTGATGTCATGGCCAAAATGGAAACACGGTTCATAGAAGGCGCTATCGAACATTCAGGTATCAGCCGCGCTATGATCGAGGATTTTTGGAAAAAACTACTAGGCTTTGCCGACTACTGTTTTAATAAGTCACACTCGGCCTGCTATGGCATGATCTCGTACTGGACTGCATATCTTAAAGCGCACTTTCCAGACGCATTTATGGCGGCCCTGATGACTAGTGATTCCGATGATACCGATCGCCTCAGTATTGAAATAAGCGAATGTTTGCATCAGGGTATTAATGTTTTAACGCCAGACGTTAATGAATCTTTTGCTGAGTTTGCGGTTGTGCCTGGTCAAAAAGCAATTCGTTTTGGCATGGCAGCTATTAAGAACGTTGGTCATGGCGCAGCTGAAGAGATAGTTCGGGTACGAACTGAAGGTGGTAACTATCAGTCACTGGAGGATTTTTTTGCGCGCAACAACAGCCGCATAATAAATAAAAAGGTACTAGAAAGTCTGATAAAAACTGGAGCATTCGATCGGTTTGGCGACCGGGCACATCTCTTAGAAAATATTGATAATTTGATCGCATTTTCTGCTAAGAAACAAAAAGAGCTGGACAGCGGTCAAACAGATCTATTCGGAGAAAGCGGCACTATTGACGAACACCAAGTTGCACGCATTAGCTTGCTACCAAAATCTTCAGTGATTGAAAAACGCGATCAGCTACAGTGGGAGAGAGAGCTTCTAGGGTTGTACTTGTCTGAACATCCATTGCAGGATTTTAGAAGTATACTTGGAGAAAAAACGATACCGATTAATGAACTCAAGCCCGAAATGCATGACCAAAAAGCGACAGTCGGAGGTACTATTTTAGAAGTTAAAACAGTTACTACTAAAACTGGCAGTCAAATGGCGTTCTTGAAACTAGCTGACGAGTACAAAGATATAGAGGTTATTATTTTTCCTAAAGTTTATGAGCTCACACCTTCAATTATTAAAATTGATAACGTTCTGATAATCGAAGGCAAAGTCGACGCTAAATCCCGGGATGGCAGCATGGGTGACGAGGTTAAAATAATGGCCAATAAACTTCGCGAGGTAACGCATGAGCAAGCAGTGAGTTATAAACCTACGGGCAAGCCTCCGAAAAAACCTGCGTCTTCAAAGTCAAGTCTAAAAACTGAAAATTCTAAGCCGAAAAGGCTGTTTATACGCTGTGCCGACAGTAGTAATCTAGGTCTACTCGAAGGCCTAAAACAAACACTGGATGATTACAGCGGCGAAACTGATGTAGTCTTGGTGACGGGGCCGGCAGATCATAAAAAAGCTATAAAAATTCCATACAAAATTAATGTCAACGAACAGAGTATGCGTGCAGTGGCTGAGCTTTTTGGAGCTGAAAACGTCAAATTACACTAG
- a CDS encoding CAP domain-containing protein, with amino-acid sequence MAKKQTKKVTRTSRTSRAHPSKTNHSQSFLKVYWPYIPLLIVAFAGLLVTFFQPARKVAQKAVLAYATEMSREGLISGHNANRASAGLAPLTINSLLNQAATNKANDMKNRDYWSHNTPDGQEPWIFFDQVGYSYYKAGENLAYGFASSADTIQGWMNSPGHRANIMDSNFTEVGFGFVNIPNYVGSGEETLVVAMYGKPKVVTPAPAPAVAPTPKPTPTTVTAPTSTEPANVPAEVLINKPVEEATKQPEPENISEALAFSSDLPAGTEKASTQITRVQSWTKGTLPWSAAFLAIISFTVAGVWMGKHARAVKRVLIHGEELVLHHPMIDIAVVVFILLVAYLTMTTGVVK; translated from the coding sequence ATGGCTAAAAAACAAACAAAAAAAGTTACTAGGACTTCGAGAACCAGTCGAGCCCACCCTTCAAAGACTAATCACTCTCAAAGCTTTCTTAAAGTTTATTGGCCCTATATACCGTTGTTAATAGTGGCTTTTGCCGGTCTACTAGTTACCTTTTTTCAGCCTGCTCGCAAAGTTGCCCAAAAAGCAGTTCTAGCTTACGCAACAGAAATGAGCCGTGAGGGGCTCATAAGTGGCCATAATGCCAATCGGGCTAGTGCTGGCCTGGCTCCCTTAACGATAAATTCTTTACTGAACCAAGCAGCTACCAACAAGGCCAATGACATGAAAAACCGAGATTACTGGTCGCACAATACGCCAGACGGTCAAGAGCCGTGGATCTTTTTTGATCAGGTCGGCTACAGCTACTACAAAGCTGGCGAAAACCTAGCTTATGGCTTTGCTTCTAGCGCCGATACTATTCAAGGATGGATGAATAGCCCAGGTCACAGGGCCAATATCATGGACTCTAATTTTACGGAGGTGGGCTTCGGCTTTGTTAATATCCCTAATTATGTCGGTTCTGGCGAAGAAACACTTGTTGTTGCTATGTATGGAAAACCGAAAGTTGTTACACCAGCCCCAGCGCCGGCTGTAGCTCCAACACCTAAGCCCACTCCTACAACAGTAACAGCTCCAACTAGTACTGAACCAGCTAATGTGCCTGCCGAGGTTCTAATCAACAAACCTGTCGAAGAGGCTACCAAACAGCCCGAACCAGAAAATATCTCAGAGGCTTTAGCTTTTTCTAGTGACCTGCCAGCCGGCACGGAAAAAGCAAGCACCCAGATTACAAGAGTACAATCCTGGACAAAAGGCACCTTGCCTTGGAGTGCCGCCTTCCTCGCCATAATATCGTTTACTGTTGCGGGGGTTTGGATGGGTAAACATGCAAGAGCAGTAAAACGAGTGTTGATCCACGGAGAAGAACTGGTACTACATCATCCTATGATTGATATAGCTGTGGTCGTATTTATTCTTTTAGTCGCCTACCTAACGATGACAACTGGCGTTGTTAAGTAA
- a CDS encoding RNA methyltransferase has product MASIVLVLDGLRSTHNVGSILRTADGFGVSRIYLCGITPYPTNSEDKRLPHLSEKITKQISKTALGAEQNLNIHYHKHILEVIEKLKIEGYSIVALEQSKKSVKLIDFLPGTKTALVVGNEVTGVDSQVLSLANKIVEIPMMGRKESFNVAVSTAIALYDLMQKTK; this is encoded by the coding sequence ATGGCTAGTATAGTTTTGGTTCTAGACGGTCTAAGAAGCACCCACAATGTTGGCTCAATTCTAAGGACAGCCGACGGTTTTGGCGTTAGTCGCATCTATCTTTGTGGCATAACACCTTACCCAACCAATTCAGAAGACAAAAGACTACCACATCTATCAGAAAAAATCACCAAACAAATCAGTAAGACGGCTTTGGGCGCCGAACAGAACTTGAATATACACTACCATAAGCACATCTTAGAAGTGATAGAAAAACTCAAAATAGAAGGTTACAGTATAGTGGCACTTGAACAGTCTAAGAAGTCTGTGAAATTAATCGATTTTTTACCTGGGACCAAGACTGCTTTGGTTGTTGGTAATGAAGTAACCGGAGTGGACAGCCAAGTCTTGTCTCTGGCAAATAAAATTGTAGAAATACCCATGATGGGGCGCAAGGAATCTTTTAATGTAGCAGTTTCGACAGCTATCGCGCTATATGACCTCATGCAGAAGACAAAATAA
- the tadA gene encoding Flp pilus assembly complex ATPase component TadA has protein sequence MSQDARADEERNTRNRAQILGLAYADTYNKDKPLFKDFLPLNDLYALRIIPLNIGDHFIQFGITNTTSRDTMRNLKNQFLDQQVSFLLISDAGYREYMSLYDPPKKVEYTNIEMSNAGNIDKVKEVSAILEQVKANDILAYLVQQAHRLGGSDIHLEPQRGYVRIRFRVDGVLHVIARLSYEKFRVLMSAVAAAGNIYTSSEDAQQGHIAQHIIMADGAEVDVNLRLETVPGINGIEVVMRLFNMSSEMYQLDRLGLSPDERQVVDDIINKPSGMVMVVGPTGSGKTTTLYSMLNSLNNEERKIITLEDPVEYQFPGISQLPINTVNNNISFADRLKAVLRLDPDIVMVGEIRDMETAKTALQASLTGHLVLCTFHASSAAAALTRLGDIIGDNPLFLSAIRLVMAQRLVRKLDDSSKSGYQPDDATIDRIHQGLAGLDVSQIPENVDNPTLYNPVPNSDNPYGYRGQTAIREQFLMTGELRKLLESRGKNITAQDIEEAAVKSGMRTMYQDGLIKVLRGETTLEEVARVVG, from the coding sequence ATGTCGCAAGACGCAAGGGCTGACGAAGAAAGGAACACGCGTAATCGGGCGCAGATTCTTGGCTTGGCCTATGCTGATACTTACAACAAGGATAAGCCTCTTTTTAAAGATTTCTTGCCTCTTAATGACCTGTATGCATTAAGGATTATCCCGCTGAATATTGGTGATCACTTTATTCAATTTGGTATCACAAATACTACTTCACGCGACACGATGCGGAATCTAAAAAATCAATTTCTCGACCAGCAGGTAAGTTTTTTACTGATATCTGATGCCGGCTATCGGGAATACATGTCTCTCTACGACCCGCCCAAGAAAGTAGAGTATACCAACATTGAGATGTCGAATGCAGGCAACATCGACAAAGTCAAAGAAGTCTCGGCAATTTTAGAGCAAGTAAAGGCCAACGATATTTTGGCTTACCTTGTTCAGCAAGCTCACCGCCTTGGCGGCTCAGATATACATCTCGAGCCACAGCGGGGGTACGTTCGAATCAGGTTCCGCGTCGATGGTGTGCTTCATGTGATCGCTAGGTTATCTTATGAGAAATTTAGGGTGCTCATGTCGGCAGTTGCAGCCGCAGGCAATATTTACACGTCAAGTGAAGATGCGCAGCAAGGTCATATTGCACAGCACATAATAATGGCTGATGGCGCAGAGGTAGACGTCAACCTAAGGCTCGAAACTGTACCAGGAATCAACGGTATAGAAGTTGTAATGCGATTGTTTAATATGAGCTCTGAGATGTATCAACTGGATAGGCTTGGTCTATCGCCCGATGAGAGGCAAGTAGTTGATGACATTATTAACAAACCATCAGGCATGGTTATGGTGGTGGGGCCTACTGGTTCCGGTAAGACAACTACGCTTTATTCAATGCTCAATTCATTGAACAACGAAGAACGCAAAATCATAACTCTAGAAGATCCGGTCGAGTACCAGTTTCCGGGGATCAGCCAACTGCCAATCAACACCGTCAATAACAATATATCTTTCGCCGATCGGCTAAAGGCGGTTTTACGTCTAGACCCAGATATCGTTATGGTTGGTGAGATTAGAGATATGGAGACCGCCAAAACTGCATTACAAGCATCGCTCACTGGGCATCTGGTTCTTTGTACTTTCCACGCCTCATCTGCAGCTGCCGCACTTACTAGACTTGGCGATATTATAGGCGATAACCCACTATTCTTGTCGGCAATCAGGTTAGTTATGGCCCAAAGGCTGGTTAGGAAACTTGATGACAGTTCCAAATCTGGCTACCAACCCGACGATGCGACAATAGACAGAATCCATCAGGGGCTAGCTGGTTTAGATGTGTCTCAGATACCCGAAAACGTTGACAATCCGACCCTGTATAATCCTGTTCCTAACTCTGATAACCCATATGGATATCGCGGACAAACCGCGATACGCGAACAATTTTTGATGACCGGCGAACTACGTAAACTTTTAGAGAGTCGCGGCAAAAACATTACCGCCCAAGACATAGAAGAAGCAGCCGTAAAAAGCGGCATGCGAACAATGTATCAGGACGGACTTATCAAGGTTTTACGCGGGGAAACCACACTAGAAGAAGTCGCCCGCGTCGTTGGTTAG
- the rplS gene encoding 50S ribosomal protein L19: MESILRKVENAALKKQVVDVKSGDTVRVHQKIKEGNKERVQIFEGLVIRTSKKQSVGSTITVRRISSGIGVEKTYLLHSPLVTKVEVTKRSKVRRNYLSYMRALKGKSARLSGVDFDKRAVNTVHDAEAEKAEAELKAKAEAEHAAKEAEEAAAKAAEEAKFEEAVKAHDA, translated from the coding sequence ATGGAATCGATCTTACGAAAAGTAGAAAATGCTGCTCTAAAAAAGCAAGTGGTTGATGTTAAAAGCGGTGACACAGTGCGTGTTCATCAAAAAATTAAAGAAGGCAACAAAGAGCGTGTACAGATTTTCGAAGGTCTAGTTATCCGTACCAGCAAGAAGCAAAGTGTTGGCAGTACTATCACTGTCCGACGTATTTCAAGCGGCATCGGCGTTGAGAAAACCTATCTTCTTCATAGTCCGCTAGTAACAAAAGTTGAAGTAACCAAACGCAGCAAAGTCCGCCGCAACTACTTAAGCTATATGCGTGCACTTAAAGGTAAGTCAGCAAGACTCTCAGGTGTAGATTTTGACAAACGAGCAGTCAACACTGTTCATGACGCCGAAGCCGAAAAAGCCGAAGCAGAGCTTAAGGCTAAGGCTGAGGCTGAACACGCCGCTAAAGAGGCTGAAGAAGCAGCTGCAAAAGCTGCCGAAGAAGCTAAGTTCGAAGAAGCTGTCAAAGCTCACGACGCCTAA
- a CDS encoding ribonuclease HII: MIGIDEVGRGAWAGPLLVVAARLKPGQKLPLGLRDSKLLSAKQRQSLAVEIVKSCDIGQGWVSADMIDKLGLSRSLKSATMLAVMDVAVSKNEEIVIDGNINFLDSTSYVNVRTKIKADQTLPIVSAASVVAKVLRDQLMVEISQKYPDYNFQKNVGYGTVNHRQALSLFGPCRVHRNSFKPIKALVANR, encoded by the coding sequence ATGATAGGCATTGATGAGGTGGGCAGGGGTGCTTGGGCAGGACCGCTTTTAGTGGTAGCCGCTAGACTTAAGCCAGGACAAAAATTACCCCTTGGGCTAAGAGACTCAAAGTTGTTGTCCGCGAAACAAAGACAATCGTTAGCCGTCGAAATCGTAAAATCATGCGATATCGGCCAGGGCTGGGTCAGCGCTGATATGATTGATAAACTAGGCCTTAGTCGTTCTCTGAAGAGTGCGACGATGCTTGCCGTGATGGATGTTGCAGTTTCCAAGAATGAAGAAATAGTTATCGATGGAAACATTAATTTTTTAGACAGCACCTCATATGTAAACGTTCGAACAAAAATCAAAGCTGATCAAACGCTACCAATCGTGTCAGCTGCGTCAGTGGTTGCGAAAGTGCTTAGAGATCAGTTGATGGTAGAAATATCGCAAAAGTATCCAGACTATAATTTTCAAAAAAATGTTGGCTATGGTACAGTCAATCATCGGCAAGCCCTTAGTTTATTTGGCCCATGCAGAGTTCACCGAAACTCTTTCAAGCCAATTAAAGCATTAGTAGCAAACCGATAA
- a CDS encoding YraN family protein — translation MSNKDYGDIGEDAVVMYLEMTGYEIIARNWKTRWCEIDIIALKGKCLYFVESKFRARDVWGGGLDYITRKKLNQMKFAAEFWLANHNWEGECCLAAAAVNSYGGVDFIETLIF, via the coding sequence ATGAGCAATAAGGATTACGGTGATATCGGCGAAGACGCAGTTGTTATGTACCTAGAGATGACCGGTTATGAGATAATCGCTCGTAACTGGAAAACACGCTGGTGTGAAATTGATATTATCGCTCTTAAGGGTAAATGCCTCTATTTTGTTGAATCAAAGTTTCGAGCACGTGATGTATGGGGAGGCGGGCTAGATTACATTACGAGGAAGAAGCTTAATCAGATGAAATTTGCAGCTGAGTTTTGGTTGGCAAATCATAACTGGGAAGGTGAGTGCTGTTTGGCAGCAGCTGCCGTTAATTCCTACGGTGGGGTGGACTTTATCGAAACGCTAATTTTTTAA